A genome region from Flavobacterium sp. CFS9 includes the following:
- a CDS encoding DUF4159 domain-containing protein: MKKVFLLLLMISISSFSQEIALLKYSGGGDWYANPTSLPNLIKFCNANINTRIKAKPSTVEPSNPDLLSYPFVHMTGHGNVVFSDADVNNLRNYLNGGGFLHIDDNYGMDQYIRKEIKKIFPNNNLIEIPANHPIFQKPFPFPNGLPKIHEHDGTRAQAFGIFVDNKLVLLYTYECDLGDGWEDPEVHNDPAPVRDKALKMGANIINYIFTN; this comes from the coding sequence ATGAAAAAAGTATTTCTCTTGTTGTTAATGATTTCAATCTCTTCCTTTTCACAGGAAATTGCGTTATTAAAATATAGCGGTGGCGGTGATTGGTATGCCAACCCAACATCATTACCCAATTTAATCAAGTTTTGCAATGCGAACATCAATACGAGAATAAAAGCAAAACCATCAACCGTTGAACCGAGTAATCCGGATTTACTTTCCTATCCGTTTGTTCATATGACAGGACATGGAAATGTTGTTTTTAGTGATGCAGATGTAAATAATCTTAGAAATTATTTAAATGGCGGTGGTTTTCTTCATATTGACGACAATTACGGAATGGACCAATATATCCGAAAAGAAATAAAAAAAATATTTCCGAACAATAACTTAATCGAAATTCCCGCAAATCATCCCATATTTCAAAAACCTTTCCCGTTTCCGAATGGTCTTCCAAAAATCCACGAACATGACGGAACACGTGCTCAGGCCTTTGGTATTTTTGTCGATAACAAACTGGTATTACTTTATACTTATGAATGTGATTTGGGAGATGGCTGGGAAGATCCCGAAGTACACAATGACCCTGCTCCGGTTAGAGACAAAGCCTTAAAAATGGGAGCGAACATTATCAATTATATTTTTACTAATTAG
- a CDS encoding TrmH family RNA methyltransferase, with the protein MQLTHEENQFERKTFPITLICDHIYFQQNIGSLFRISEAFGVENIIFLGKDIPLTPRKINKTSRSTHLHVAHTIIEETPNLVDYLLQNNFEIIALEITSNSKPLKEVLIPENQKIALIIGSEINGISEELLKISNQIVHINMFGKNSSMNVVQAASIALYEITSF; encoded by the coding sequence ATGCAGCTTACTCACGAAGAAAATCAATTTGAAAGAAAAACATTTCCGATCACATTAATTTGTGATCATATTTATTTTCAGCAAAATATTGGTTCTCTTTTTAGAATCAGTGAGGCATTTGGAGTGGAGAATATCATCTTTTTAGGAAAAGACATTCCACTAACTCCGCGAAAAATCAATAAAACTTCACGAAGCACTCATCTTCACGTAGCTCATACCATAATTGAAGAAACACCCAATCTTGTGGACTATCTGCTTCAAAATAATTTCGAAATTATTGCTTTAGAAATCACAAGCAATAGTAAACCGCTAAAAGAAGTTCTAATTCCTGAGAATCAAAAAATTGCGCTTATCATTGGCAGTGAGATTAATGGAATCTCTGAAGAACTTTTAAAAATTTCAAACCAAATTGTTCACATCAATATGTTTGGAAAAAACAGCAGTATGAATGTTGTTCAGGCGGCTAGTATTGCACTTTATGAAATTACTTCTTTTTAA
- a CDS encoding zinc metalloprotease, with protein MKKIIVTAFTALVLFSCQNDQSESADSKVEAIAHRGCASQEVLEAQLKADPTLAIRMNEINAFTENAILTKRLVNGKIEIPVVVNVLYRTTAENISNAQIQSQIDVLNKDFNALNSDYNSVPALFSGVKANVGITFVLDQVIRKSTTKTSWGTNDAMKKTAQGGIAPTSPTTKLNMWSCTIGGGILGYAQFPGGASATDGVVVDPKYFGLSGAANAPFNLGRTATHEVGHWMNLRHIWGDATCGSDLVSDTPTHNTANYGVPAYPHYSTCSGTPVEMTMNYMDYVDDNAMYMFSQGQKSRMAAIFVTGGPRASFGI; from the coding sequence ATGAAAAAAATCATTGTTACCGCATTTACAGCATTAGTGCTGTTTTCATGCCAAAATGACCAATCAGAATCTGCGGATTCAAAAGTTGAAGCAATTGCACACCGCGGATGCGCAAGTCAGGAAGTTCTGGAAGCTCAACTGAAAGCTGATCCTACTTTAGCAATCAGAATGAACGAAATCAACGCTTTCACTGAAAATGCAATCCTTACCAAACGTCTTGTAAACGGTAAAATTGAAATTCCTGTTGTAGTTAATGTTCTTTACAGAACTACAGCGGAAAACATTTCTAATGCGCAAATTCAAAGCCAAATTGATGTCTTAAACAAAGATTTCAATGCATTAAACTCAGATTACAATAGTGTACCAGCTCTTTTTTCTGGTGTTAAAGCAAATGTTGGAATCACATTCGTTTTAGATCAGGTAATTAGAAAATCTACTACCAAAACTTCATGGGGAACAAATGACGCCATGAAAAAAACTGCTCAGGGTGGTATTGCACCAACTTCTCCAACAACAAAATTAAACATGTGGTCTTGTACTATTGGAGGAGGTATTTTAGGTTATGCTCAATTCCCTGGAGGAGCTTCTGCTACAGACGGAGTTGTTGTTGACCCAAAATATTTTGGTCTTTCTGGAGCAGCAAATGCACCGTTTAACTTAGGAAGAACAGCTACTCACGAAGTAGGACACTGGATGAACTTACGTCACATCTGGGGAGATGCTACATGTGGAAGCGATTTAGTTTCAGATACTCCTACACACAATACAGCAAACTATGGTGTACCGGCTTACCCTCACTATAGCACTTGCTCAGGAACTCCTGTTGAAATGACAATGAACTATATGGATTACGTTGATGATAACGCTATGTATATGTTCTCTCAAGGACAAAAAAGCAGAATGGCTGCAATATTTGTTACCGGAGGTCCAAGAGCTTCTTTTGGAATCTAA
- a CDS encoding AI-2E family transporter, which yields MITSKTISNGILRALTTILIVAAVLYFLYQIQTVIVYLCISLLLCLIANPLIQFLKNKLKFSNSLAATTALILFILAIVGFILLFVPLIISQANNLSLLDTQNLQQQFLETERSIENYFNIQHLDLNKVLKESKITSIIDFSYFTGFLNSIIGFMANMGMGLVSVFFITFFFIKDQDAFKVSARKILPDTNEDKILNSITKINHFLTRYFVGLLLQLTVVFILYFIVLIIFGNKNAFVIAFLCAILNIIPYIGPIIGTILAGLLTMISMIGSDFQSEILPKTIYVLIGFLLVQAIDNNISQPIISSKSVNSHPLEIFLITLISGITFGIVGMIIAIPAFTMVKVILKEFFPDNKIVSVLTERI from the coding sequence ATGATAACATCGAAAACAATATCTAACGGAATTTTAAGAGCTTTAACCACAATCCTGATTGTCGCGGCTGTCCTATATTTTCTATACCAAATCCAGACTGTAATTGTTTATCTGTGCATTTCGCTGTTATTGTGTTTAATTGCCAATCCGTTAATCCAGTTTTTAAAAAATAAATTAAAATTCAGTAATTCACTGGCCGCCACTACGGCATTGATCTTATTCATACTTGCAATAGTTGGATTTATACTACTGTTTGTACCGTTGATTATTTCTCAAGCCAACAATTTATCATTGCTTGATACTCAAAATCTGCAACAGCAATTTCTGGAAACAGAACGCAGCATCGAAAATTATTTTAATATCCAGCACCTGGACCTCAATAAGGTTTTAAAAGAATCTAAAATCACATCAATAATCGATTTTAGCTACTTTACAGGTTTCCTGAATTCTATTATTGGTTTCATGGCCAATATGGGAATGGGATTGGTATCTGTATTTTTTATTACCTTTTTCTTTATCAAAGATCAGGATGCCTTTAAAGTTAGTGCCCGAAAAATTCTTCCGGATACTAATGAAGACAAAATCTTAAATTCGATAACCAAAATAAATCATTTTCTGACCCGCTATTTTGTCGGGCTTTTATTGCAATTAACCGTCGTTTTCATTCTGTACTTTATCGTCTTAATAATTTTCGGAAATAAAAATGCTTTTGTTATTGCCTTTTTATGTGCCATTTTAAATATTATTCCATACATAGGACCAATTATAGGAACCATACTGGCAGGACTTCTAACAATGATCAGCATGATCGGAAGTGATTTTCAATCAGAAATACTGCCTAAAACAATCTATGTACTTATAGGTTTTCTGTTGGTTCAGGCTATTGATAACAACATCAGTCAGCCTATAATTTCATCAAAAAGCGTAAATTCGCATCCGTTAGAAATATTCCTGATTACTTTAATCAGTGGAATTACTTTTGGAATTGTTGGGATGATTATTGCTATACCGGCATTTACTATGGTGAAAGTAATTTTAAAGGAGTTTTTTCCTGACAACAAAATTGTCTCTGTATTAACCGAAAGAATTTAA
- a CDS encoding class I SAM-dependent methyltransferase: MNTAILDPNIQEFITQNSGVSITKLALQKNPFPEIDWIVILNQIEAKSKAKDKLPTWFAAENIIYPSKISVEQTSSEKTAAYKASLLSGESLIDLTGGFGVDDYYFSQKFKNIAHCEINDDLSAIVKHNFKQLKVENCTFYADDSTSVLNQSSQKWDWIYIDPSRRNDAKGKVFMLKDCLPNVPDLLNFYFEKTDSILIKTAPLLDLSAGLSELQFVKNIHIIALENEVKELLFEIHKNYSGEIAIKTANILKDKIETFEFILGNEITLPSYELPQKYIYEPNSAIMKSGGFDEVSTIFKISKLHKHSHLYTSEALIEFPGRRFEIEKAIPYSKKEMKTELANQQANITTRNFPDTVENIRKKWKIKNGGNLYCFFTTDKNDNKIVLICRKIT, encoded by the coding sequence TTGAATACTGCTATTTTAGACCCAAACATTCAGGAATTCATAACTCAAAATAGTGGTGTCTCGATTACCAAATTAGCGCTTCAGAAAAATCCATTTCCTGAGATCGACTGGATCGTAATTTTAAATCAGATTGAGGCAAAATCGAAAGCAAAAGATAAATTACCTACCTGGTTTGCTGCCGAAAATATTATTTATCCCTCTAAAATATCAGTTGAACAAACTTCATCCGAAAAAACGGCTGCTTACAAAGCATCTCTGCTTTCCGGAGAAAGTTTAATTGATCTTACGGGAGGTTTTGGTGTAGATGATTACTATTTCTCTCAAAAATTCAAAAACATAGCCCATTGCGAAATAAATGACGATTTATCGGCAATTGTAAAACATAATTTCAAACAGCTTAAAGTCGAAAACTGTACTTTCTATGCTGATGATTCTACATCAGTCTTAAATCAGTCCAGCCAAAAATGGGATTGGATTTATATTGATCCGTCCCGCAGGAATGATGCAAAGGGTAAAGTTTTCATGTTGAAAGATTGCTTACCCAATGTTCCTGATTTACTAAATTTTTATTTTGAGAAAACAGATTCCATTCTAATAAAAACGGCTCCGTTATTAGATCTTTCTGCGGGACTATCTGAACTTCAATTTGTCAAAAACATTCACATTATTGCCCTTGAAAATGAAGTAAAAGAGTTGCTTTTTGAGATTCATAAAAATTATTCCGGCGAAATCGCTATAAAAACGGCCAATATTCTAAAAGATAAAATCGAAACTTTTGAGTTTATTTTAGGAAATGAAATTACTCTTCCTTCTTACGAACTTCCTCAAAAATACATTTATGAGCCAAACTCGGCTATTATGAAATCGGGAGGATTCGACGAAGTGAGTACAATTTTTAAGATCAGCAAACTTCATAAACATTCTCATCTCTATACATCAGAAGCTTTAATCGAGTTTCCGGGACGGCGTTTTGAAATCGAAAAAGCAATCCCATACAGCAAAAAAGAGATGAAAACTGAACTTGCCAATCAGCAGGCCAATATAACCACACGAAACTTTCCGGACACGGTAGAAAACATTCGAAAAAAATGGAAAATAAAAAACGGCGGAAATTTGTATTGTTTTTTTACAACTGATAAAAATGATAACAAAATAGTTTTAATTTGCAGAAAAATAACTTAA
- a CDS encoding M15 family metallopeptidase translates to MKLNSSSAHILLFLFCLFFCGLSSNAQNESYSSEDNEEIADTTFVNLREYSSDFVYDMKYATEDNFLKAKVYDCAECLLRYKTVIALIAANRDFMKDGCKIKIFDCYRPLSIQKKMWEIVSNPEYVADPKKGSIHNKGGAVDITLVNAKGEELEMGTNFDFFGIEASHNYKKFPVSVKANRKYLKKVMLKNGFNSFDSEWWHYNLKTGLNDKVSNQKWKCD, encoded by the coding sequence ATGAAATTAAATTCTTCTTCAGCTCATATTTTACTATTTCTGTTTTGTCTTTTCTTTTGTGGACTTTCTTCAAATGCTCAAAATGAATCCTATTCATCTGAGGATAATGAAGAAATTGCCGATACCACTTTTGTGAATTTAAGGGAATACAGTAGCGATTTTGTTTATGATATGAAATATGCTACTGAAGATAATTTTTTGAAAGCTAAAGTGTACGATTGTGCCGAATGTTTGTTACGGTATAAAACGGTAATAGCTCTTATAGCGGCAAATAGAGATTTTATGAAGGATGGGTGTAAAATAAAGATTTTTGATTGTTACAGGCCTTTATCGATTCAGAAAAAGATGTGGGAGATTGTATCGAATCCGGAGTATGTAGCTGATCCAAAAAAAGGCTCCATCCATAATAAAGGAGGAGCCGTTGATATAACTTTAGTGAATGCTAAAGGAGAGGAACTGGAAATGGGAACTAATTTTGACTTTTTTGGCATTGAGGCCAGTCATAATTATAAAAAATTTCCGGTTTCAGTTAAAGCAAATCGAAAATATTTGAAAAAAGTGATGTTGAAAAACGGATTCAATTCTTTTGATTCGGAGTGGTGGCATTATAATTTAAAGACAGGTTTAAATGATAAAGTCTCGAACCAAAAGTGGAAATGCGATTAA
- a CDS encoding acetyl-CoA C-acyltransferase, which produces MNKRVVIVSAVRTPIGSFMGGLSTVPAPKLGAAAIKGALQKINLDPKLVDEVFMGNVVQAGVGQAPARQAALFAGLSEEVAATTVNKVCASGMKAVMFAAQAIACGDAEIVVAGGMENMSLIPHYVQMRNGTKFGPASMLDGMQKDGLTDAYDNNAMGVCADLCASEYNISREEQDNFAIQSYERSAKAWDAGKFDNEIVPVEVPQRRGEPIIFSKDEEYTNVKLDKIPTLGAVFTKDGTVTAANASTINDGAAALVLMSEEKATSLGLKPLAYIKGYADAAQEPKWFTTSPAKALPKALDKAGISVSDVDYFEFNEAFAVVGLANSKILNLDNNKVNVNGGAVSLGHPLGCSGARIIVTLLSVLEQNNAKTGAAAICNGGGGASAIVIERA; this is translated from the coding sequence ATGAACAAAAGAGTTGTTATCGTTTCTGCCGTTAGAACACCTATCGGAAGTTTCATGGGAGGTTTATCTACTGTACCTGCCCCAAAATTAGGTGCTGCCGCAATAAAAGGCGCACTTCAAAAAATTAACCTTGACCCAAAATTAGTTGATGAAGTATTTATGGGTAATGTGGTACAAGCCGGAGTTGGTCAGGCACCAGCGCGTCAGGCTGCACTTTTTGCCGGTTTATCTGAAGAAGTTGCCGCTACAACTGTAAACAAAGTTTGTGCTTCAGGAATGAAAGCTGTTATGTTTGCCGCACAGGCTATCGCTTGTGGTGATGCTGAAATTGTAGTAGCCGGAGGAATGGAGAACATGAGCTTGATTCCGCATTATGTGCAAATGCGCAACGGAACTAAGTTCGGTCCGGCTTCTATGCTTGACGGAATGCAAAAAGATGGTTTGACAGATGCTTACGATAACAACGCAATGGGAGTTTGCGCTGACTTATGTGCTTCTGAATACAACATCAGCCGTGAAGAACAGGACAATTTTGCTATTCAATCTTATGAAAGAAGTGCAAAAGCCTGGGATGCCGGAAAATTTGATAATGAAATTGTTCCTGTAGAGGTTCCACAAAGACGTGGTGAACCAATCATCTTTTCAAAAGATGAAGAATATACCAATGTAAAACTGGATAAAATTCCTACACTTGGAGCTGTTTTCACTAAAGACGGAACAGTTACTGCCGCTAATGCTTCTACAATAAACGATGGAGCTGCCGCTTTAGTTTTAATGTCTGAAGAAAAAGCAACTTCATTAGGATTAAAACCTCTTGCTTATATAAAAGGATATGCTGATGCTGCTCAGGAGCCAAAATGGTTTACCACAAGTCCGGCAAAAGCATTACCGAAAGCTTTAGACAAAGCCGGAATTTCAGTAAGTGATGTTGATTATTTCGAATTCAACGAAGCATTTGCTGTTGTTGGATTAGCCAATTCAAAAATTCTTAATCTTGACAACAATAAAGTAAACGTAAACGGTGGTGCAGTTTCATTAGGTCATCCTCTGGGATGCTCGGGAGCAAGAATCATTGTGACTTTACTAAGTGTTTTAGAACAAAACAATGCCAAAACCGGAGCCGCAGCAATTTGCAACGGTGGTGGTGGTGCTTCGGCAATTGTTATCGAGAGAGCTTAA
- a CDS encoding NlpC/P60 family protein: MFGICNLAIVPVRSEPSDRSEIVTQLLFGEHIEILERQNQWARIRIQYDDYEGWVDSKQYQVISEANFKQLSNDAIILNADLIDYITSSNNLLLPIPLGASLSFLNNSEINISNFDFEGTKTSGIKPKSAIISTAFMYLNAPYLWGGKTPFGIDCSGFTQMVYKLNGYKIHRDASQQALDGEPLSFIEESEAGDLAFFDNDEGNITHVGIIMDNNYIIHASGKVRIDRLDHLGIYNPETNKHTHKLRVIKKII; encoded by the coding sequence ATGTTCGGAATTTGCAATCTAGCCATAGTACCCGTACGATCTGAGCCAAGTGACAGAAGTGAAATCGTTACTCAACTTTTGTTTGGTGAACATATCGAAATTTTGGAACGTCAAAATCAATGGGCCCGAATACGAATTCAGTACGACGACTATGAAGGCTGGGTAGACTCCAAACAATATCAGGTTATTTCGGAAGCAAATTTCAAGCAATTAAGCAATGACGCGATTATTCTCAATGCTGATTTGATTGATTACATCACATCTTCCAACAATTTACTACTACCCATTCCACTTGGTGCATCTTTGTCTTTTTTAAACAACAGTGAGATCAATATCTCCAATTTTGATTTTGAAGGTACCAAAACCAGCGGTATAAAACCTAAGAGCGCTATCATCAGTACCGCTTTTATGTATCTGAACGCACCTTATCTTTGGGGAGGCAAAACTCCTTTTGGAATTGATTGTTCGGGTTTCACTCAAATGGTCTATAAATTAAACGGCTATAAAATTCATCGTGATGCCTCACAACAGGCTCTTGATGGAGAACCTTTGAGCTTTATCGAAGAAAGCGAAGCCGGTGATCTTGCCTTTTTTGATAACGACGAAGGAAATATAACGCATGTTGGTATTATCATGGACAACAATTACATCATTCATGCCAGCGGTAAAGTTCGTATCGATCGTTTGGATCACTTGGGAATCTACAATCCCGAAACAAACAAACACACTCACAAATTACGCGTAATCAAGAAGATCATTTAA
- a CDS encoding antitoxin Xre/MbcA/ParS toxin-binding domain-containing protein, whose translation MEKIKQNTEPFDTKRSIRNASGKVISIKRSTLSSDGKEYSWSNKMERVGVIRSGIPYDSIEVISRRLNNPVKSMLAIVGIPQTTYNKKKSEHLLLDSRDSELVILINELIDYGLEVFNNEEEKFQRWLKKPNLSIGGSTPENMLDTVTGINEVKFSLNRLEHGNLA comes from the coding sequence ATGGAAAAGATAAAACAAAACACAGAACCTTTTGATACCAAGAGAAGTATTCGAAATGCTTCCGGAAAAGTAATCTCTATTAAAAGATCAACTTTAAGTTCTGATGGGAAAGAATACAGCTGGAGCAACAAAATGGAACGCGTTGGAGTTATCCGTTCCGGTATTCCTTATGATTCAATTGAAGTCATCAGCAGGCGATTAAACAATCCTGTAAAATCTATGCTGGCAATTGTAGGGATTCCTCAAACTACTTACAATAAGAAAAAAAGCGAGCATTTACTTTTAGACAGCAGAGACAGCGAATTGGTTATTCTAATCAACGAACTGATCGATTACGGTCTGGAAGTTTTCAATAATGAAGAAGAAAAATTTCAGAGGTGGCTTAAAAAACCTAACTTATCTATTGGCGGAAGTACTCCCGAAAACATGCTGGATACTGTAACCGGAATTAACGAGGTGAAGTTTAGTTTAAATCGATTAGAGCACGGAAACTTAGCTTAA
- a CDS encoding RES family NAD+ phosphorylase, with the protein MKVFRIEREKYLSSTLAGIGASMSEGFRWNSLNTRMVYTAESRALATLEVSVHLDLSEDLPLDRFYVEIEIPDEITIQEVRLEDLPEDWDSKPPILITQTIGDDFIDYNEAAVLKVPSCIVPQEFNYLINPAHPDSKKIKVVSTNRMNFDSRFKTN; encoded by the coding sequence ATGAAGGTTTTTAGGATTGAAAGAGAAAAATACCTGTCTTCTACTTTAGCAGGAATCGGAGCCTCGATGTCTGAAGGTTTCCGATGGAACAGTCTTAACACCCGTATGGTTTACACGGCCGAAAGCCGCGCATTAGCTACACTTGAAGTATCTGTTCATTTGGATTTAAGTGAAGATTTGCCTTTGGATCGTTTTTATGTGGAAATCGAAATCCCGGATGAAATTACCATTCAGGAGGTTCGTCTGGAAGATTTACCGGAAGATTGGGATTCCAAACCACCCATCCTGATAACGCAAACAATCGGTGATGACTTTATTGATTACAATGAAGCCGCAGTTTTAAAAGTCCCGAGCTGTATTGTACCGCAGGAATTCAATTACCTAATCAATCCGGCTCATCCGGACAGTAAAAAAATCAAAGTGGTCAGCACTAACCGAATGAATTTTGATTCCAGATTTAAAACAAATTAG
- a CDS encoding AraC family transcriptional regulator yields MKKENLYEPFSVSFETLEEYPDVGDRHNFFELVYVLKGTGLQCINKNVFEYDEGHLFLLTPEDCHNFTIETKTTFFFLRFNDIYLKNSSLQNENIQRLEYILQNANHQPGCILKNVTDKCLVKVMVEAIIREYEDKDVYNQELIQQLVNTLIIVVARNIAKYLPEQVNLGCEAKAMDILQYIQNNIYYPEKIKAESISEYFGISSTYLGRYFKKHASETMQQYISNYKTKLIEHRLQFSDKRINEIAYEFGFTDESHFNKFFKKQKGNSPSEFRKTIRISA; encoded by the coding sequence ATGAAAAAAGAAAATTTATACGAACCGTTTAGTGTTTCTTTTGAAACTTTAGAGGAATATCCGGATGTAGGAGACCGTCATAACTTTTTTGAGTTGGTTTATGTTTTGAAAGGAACGGGTTTGCAATGCATCAATAAAAATGTTTTTGAATACGATGAGGGACATTTATTTTTGCTGACACCCGAAGACTGTCATAATTTTACCATTGAGACCAAAACAACCTTTTTCTTTTTGAGATTTAATGATATTTATCTGAAAAATTCAAGCCTTCAAAATGAAAACATTCAACGTTTAGAGTATATTCTACAAAATGCAAATCATCAACCGGGTTGTATTTTAAAGAATGTTACAGATAAATGCCTTGTAAAAGTTATGGTAGAGGCTATTATCAGGGAGTATGAAGATAAAGATGTTTACAATCAGGAATTGATTCAGCAATTGGTAAATACACTTATTATCGTGGTTGCCCGTAACATTGCAAAATACCTGCCTGAGCAGGTTAACCTGGGCTGCGAGGCTAAAGCGATGGACATTTTGCAATACATTCAAAACAATATTTATTATCCTGAGAAAATCAAAGCAGAATCCATTAGTGAGTATTTTGGAATTTCAAGTACCTATTTAGGGCGTTATTTCAAAAAGCATGCAAGTGAAACCATGCAACAGTACATCAGTAACTATAAAACAAAATTGATAGAACATCGTCTGCAATTCAGTGATAAACGAATCAATGAAATTGCCTATGAATTTGGGTTTACCGATGAAAGCCATTTCAATAAATTCTTTAAGAAACAAAAAGGGAATAGTCCCTCAGAATTTCGAAAAACAATCAGAATTAGTGCTTAA
- a CDS encoding aldo/keto reductase produces MEYRKLGNTELELSTITYGAFAIGGNMWGGNDKADSIASVHASIDHGVTTIDTAPFYGFGLSEIMIGEALKTQNRSKVQVLTKFGLVWDGSTNRKGEFFFDAEDNGKKVPIYKYASKNNIIKEVEESLKRLQTDYIDLLQIHWPDATTPIHETMEALESLIQQGKIRAAGVSNYSASQVQEAQKTIQLASNQVPFSMLNRSIETDLIPLTLAENIGIIAYSPMERGLLTGKYFTDGKLKDNDHRNDYFGQFDLQKVKTLVEELSSLANAKHISISQLVLRWTTLQKGITIVLAGARNAEQAISNAKTMDFDLSGSELDFINQAISKLK; encoded by the coding sequence ATGGAATATAGAAAATTAGGCAATACTGAACTCGAATTATCCACAATTACTTACGGTGCATTTGCTATTGGCGGAAATATGTGGGGCGGAAATGATAAAGCAGATTCAATTGCTTCTGTTCATGCTTCAATCGATCATGGTGTTACTACAATTGATACTGCTCCTTTTTACGGATTTGGTTTAAGCGAAATAATGATTGGAGAAGCTTTAAAAACTCAAAATCGTTCGAAAGTACAAGTATTGACAAAATTTGGTCTGGTTTGGGATGGAAGTACCAACAGAAAGGGCGAATTTTTTTTCGATGCCGAAGACAATGGAAAAAAAGTCCCTATTTATAAATATGCTTCCAAAAATAATATTATTAAAGAAGTTGAAGAAAGCCTAAAACGTCTTCAAACCGATTATATCGACTTGCTTCAAATTCACTGGCCGGATGCTACAACTCCGATTCACGAAACAATGGAGGCATTGGAAAGCCTAATTCAACAAGGAAAAATCAGAGCAGCCGGCGTAAGCAATTACAGTGCATCGCAAGTTCAGGAAGCACAAAAAACCATTCAATTGGCCTCTAATCAGGTTCCTTTTAGTATGTTAAATCGTAGTATTGAAACGGATCTGATTCCATTAACACTTGCGGAAAATATTGGCATTATTGCTTACAGTCCGATGGAAAGAGGTTTGCTGACCGGTAAATATTTCACCGATGGTAAATTAAAGGACAACGATCATCGAAATGACTATTTTGGTCAGTTTGATCTTCAAAAAGTAAAAACTTTGGTGGAAGAACTGAGTTCATTAGCCAATGCCAAACACATTTCTATCTCACAATTGGTTTTGCGCTGGACGACTTTACAAAAAGGAATTACAATTGTTCTGGCCGGAGCCAGAAATGCCGAGCAGGCCATTTCAAATGCTAAAACAATGGATTTTGATCTATCCGGTTCTGAATTAGATTTCATTAATCAGGCTATTTCAAAATTAAAATAG
- a CDS encoding NAD(P)H-dependent oxidoreductase, whose amino-acid sequence MKKIFIINGGQNFAHSGGKFNQTVTDWTLEYLTNSKKFEIKTTNIQDEIDLEKEVEKFVWADLVVYHTPIWWFQLPNLFKKYIDDVFTAGHQKGIYKNDGRTRTNPDINYGTGGLLHGRKYMLTTSWNAPATAFTLPGEFFEETTVDEGVMFGFHKMNKFVGMEKLDGFHFHDVEKGATDENIGIFKQNYTNHLKQIFKTI is encoded by the coding sequence ATGAAAAAAATATTTATTATCAACGGTGGGCAAAATTTTGCTCACTCAGGCGGAAAGTTCAATCAAACCGTTACGGACTGGACTTTGGAATACTTAACAAACAGTAAAAAATTTGAAATAAAAACAACCAATATTCAGGATGAAATCGATCTTGAAAAAGAGGTTGAAAAATTCGTTTGGGCCGATTTAGTGGTCTACCACACTCCGATCTGGTGGTTTCAGTTACCGAATCTTTTTAAAAAATATATTGATGACGTTTTTACTGCCGGACATCAAAAAGGAATTTACAAAAACGACGGTAGAACAAGAACGAATCCGGACATCAATTACGGTACAGGCGGACTCTTACACGGGCGAAAATACATGCTTACTACCAGCTGGAATGCTCCTGCAACAGCTTTCACACTTCCGGGAGAATTTTTTGAAGAAACTACTGTAGACGAGGGGGTTATGTTTGGTTTCCATAAAATGAATAAATTTGTAGGAATGGAGAAACTGGATGGTTTTCATTTTCATGATGTAGAAAAGGGGGCTACTGACGAAAATATTGGTATCTTTAAGCAAAACTATACCAACCATTTAAAACAAATCTTTAAAACTATATGA